One window of the Trifolium pratense cultivar HEN17-A07 linkage group LG2, ARS_RC_1.1, whole genome shotgun sequence genome contains the following:
- the LOC123905497 gene encoding squamosa promoter-binding-like protein 13A isoform X2, whose amino-acid sequence MDSWSFVPEDNKGRKIDNDVVMAAPNAFSGRELSNSLGDTNGCNSIIDLKLGRFGEHGDAIGTSFSKGTAILSSSGSSSTPPKRVRSSSVHSQVAYCQVYGCNKDLSGCKDYHKKHKVCDTHSKTSKVIVNGIEQRFCQQCSRFHLLVEFDDGKRSCRKRLAGHNERRRKPQVGIHSGRAGRLLQSYSDSRFQGSMLTSASFICQELLPSEVLSSEKCGTSNWWRPIKGEDETGTGFRPPSSVPITNAHPHSQTLFPSYSNKQFPFLHENGAASATGSMFCENNTQYPPILGGSSSGSQSLFQDTSLGSEDFHVFETESTVQGLSGVSDGGCALSLLSSQSQNSSSQSSVIPMPRPLVIPSSHYSMSGVSDRFPSELNPTDGSHLSPILISDNDEIVHFEMADGIFQGSDFGNVKDRLSCEDGMTIDLLQLSSQLQRVEHQRRALQVKQENDSSCSLRIT is encoded by the exons ATGGATTCATGGAGTTTTGTTCCCGAAGATAATAAAGG AAGAAAGATTGATAATGATGTTGTTATGGCTGCACCAAATGCATTTTCTGGAAGAGAACTTTCAAACTCATTAGGAGACACTAATGGATGTAATTCAATCATTGATTTGAAGCTTGGTAGGTTTGGTGAGCATGGAGATGCAATTGGAACATCATTTTCAAAAGGGACTGCGATTTTATCCTCGTCTGGATCATCATCGACACCGCCTAAGAGAGTGCGGTCTTCAAGCGTTCATTCTCAGGTTGCTTACTGCCAAGTCTATGGTTGTAATAAGGATCTGAGTGGTTGTAAAGATTATCACAAAAAGCACAAAGTTTGTGATACTCATTCAAAGACTTCCAAAGTTATAGTCAATGGTATTGAACAAAGATTTTGTCAACAATGTAGTAG GTTTCATTTGCTGGTTGAATTTGATGATGGTAAGCGTAGCTGTCGTAAACGCCTTGCAGGCCATAATGAACGCCGCAGAAAGCCACAAGTCGGTATTCACTCGGGAAGAGCTGGGAGATTGCTTCAGTCATATAGcg ATAGCAGATTCCAGGGAAGCATGCTAACATCGGCATCTTTTATATGCCAAGAGTTACTCCCCAGTGAGGTTTTGTCTTCTGAGAAATGTGGAACCAGTAACTGGTGGAGGCCTATAAAAGGCGAAGACGAAACTGGAACCGGTTTTCGGCCTCCTTCTTCTGTTCCAATTACCAATGCACATCCTCATTCACAAACTCTATTTCCTTCATACAGTAATAAGCAATTTCCCTTCCTTCATGAAAACGGAGCTGCATCTGCTACAGGAAGCATGTTCTGTGAAAACAATACTCAATATCCTCCTATCCTCGGAGGCTCGAGTTCTGGATCACAATCATTATTCCAAGATACTTCCTTAGGAAGTGAGGACTTCCACGTTTTTGAAACAGAATCAACTGTTCAAGGATTATCGGGAGTTTCAGACGGTGGTTGTGCTCTCTCTCTTCTGTCATCTCAATCCCAGAACTCTTCAAGCCAATCATCAGTAATCCCAATGCCTCGTCCTTTGGTCATTCCAAGCAGCCATTACAGCATGAGTGGAGTGTCGGATAGGTTTCCGTCTGAGCTAAATCCTACAGATGGAAGTCATCTTAGTCCTATATTGATATCCGACAATGATGAAATTGTACATTTCGAAATGGCTGATGGGATTTTCCAAGGGTCTGATTTTGGCAATGTGAAAGATCGTCTTTCATGTGAAGATGGCATGACCATTGACTTGCTTCAATTATCATCACAACTTCAGCGTGTCGAACATCAGAGACGAGCCTTGCAGGTGAAGCAAGAAAACGATTCTTCTTGCTCTCTTCGGATTACTTAA
- the LOC123905497 gene encoding squamosa promoter-binding-like protein 13A isoform X1 has product MDSWSFVPEDNKGYVSKASILGWELKTPSSFLGQQNIENDNNQGFEELGFHGMLGKQFSNVIDVDDDVVDDVHRRKIDNDVVMAAPNAFSGRELSNSLGDTNGCNSIIDLKLGRFGEHGDAIGTSFSKGTAILSSSGSSSTPPKRVRSSSVHSQVAYCQVYGCNKDLSGCKDYHKKHKVCDTHSKTSKVIVNGIEQRFCQQCSRFHLLVEFDDGKRSCRKRLAGHNERRRKPQVGIHSGRAGRLLQSYSDSRFQGSMLTSASFICQELLPSEVLSSEKCGTSNWWRPIKGEDETGTGFRPPSSVPITNAHPHSQTLFPSYSNKQFPFLHENGAASATGSMFCENNTQYPPILGGSSSGSQSLFQDTSLGSEDFHVFETESTVQGLSGVSDGGCALSLLSSQSQNSSSQSSVIPMPRPLVIPSSHYSMSGVSDRFPSELNPTDGSHLSPILISDNDEIVHFEMADGIFQGSDFGNVKDRLSCEDGMTIDLLQLSSQLQRVEHQRRALQVKQENDSSCSLRIT; this is encoded by the exons ATGGATTCATGGAGTTTTGTTCCCGAAGATAATAAAGGGTATGTTTCTAAAGCTTCAATCTTGGGTTGGGAACTTAAAACCCCATCTAGTTTTTTAGGTCAACAAAACATTGAAAATGACAATAATCAAGGTTTTGAGGAATTGGGTTTTCATGGAATGTTGGGAAAACAATTCTCTAATGTtattgatgttgatgatgatgttgttgatgatgttcaCAGAAGAAAGATTGATAATGATGTTGTTATGGCTGCACCAAATGCATTTTCTGGAAGAGAACTTTCAAACTCATTAGGAGACACTAATGGATGTAATTCAATCATTGATTTGAAGCTTGGTAGGTTTGGTGAGCATGGAGATGCAATTGGAACATCATTTTCAAAAGGGACTGCGATTTTATCCTCGTCTGGATCATCATCGACACCGCCTAAGAGAGTGCGGTCTTCAAGCGTTCATTCTCAGGTTGCTTACTGCCAAGTCTATGGTTGTAATAAGGATCTGAGTGGTTGTAAAGATTATCACAAAAAGCACAAAGTTTGTGATACTCATTCAAAGACTTCCAAAGTTATAGTCAATGGTATTGAACAAAGATTTTGTCAACAATGTAGTAG GTTTCATTTGCTGGTTGAATTTGATGATGGTAAGCGTAGCTGTCGTAAACGCCTTGCAGGCCATAATGAACGCCGCAGAAAGCCACAAGTCGGTATTCACTCGGGAAGAGCTGGGAGATTGCTTCAGTCATATAGcg ATAGCAGATTCCAGGGAAGCATGCTAACATCGGCATCTTTTATATGCCAAGAGTTACTCCCCAGTGAGGTTTTGTCTTCTGAGAAATGTGGAACCAGTAACTGGTGGAGGCCTATAAAAGGCGAAGACGAAACTGGAACCGGTTTTCGGCCTCCTTCTTCTGTTCCAATTACCAATGCACATCCTCATTCACAAACTCTATTTCCTTCATACAGTAATAAGCAATTTCCCTTCCTTCATGAAAACGGAGCTGCATCTGCTACAGGAAGCATGTTCTGTGAAAACAATACTCAATATCCTCCTATCCTCGGAGGCTCGAGTTCTGGATCACAATCATTATTCCAAGATACTTCCTTAGGAAGTGAGGACTTCCACGTTTTTGAAACAGAATCAACTGTTCAAGGATTATCGGGAGTTTCAGACGGTGGTTGTGCTCTCTCTCTTCTGTCATCTCAATCCCAGAACTCTTCAAGCCAATCATCAGTAATCCCAATGCCTCGTCCTTTGGTCATTCCAAGCAGCCATTACAGCATGAGTGGAGTGTCGGATAGGTTTCCGTCTGAGCTAAATCCTACAGATGGAAGTCATCTTAGTCCTATATTGATATCCGACAATGATGAAATTGTACATTTCGAAATGGCTGATGGGATTTTCCAAGGGTCTGATTTTGGCAATGTGAAAGATCGTCTTTCATGTGAAGATGGCATGACCATTGACTTGCTTCAATTATCATCACAACTTCAGCGTGTCGAACATCAGAGACGAGCCTTGCAGGTGAAGCAAGAAAACGATTCTTCTTGCTCTCTTCGGATTACTTAA